In Malus sylvestris chromosome 16, drMalSylv7.2, whole genome shotgun sequence, the following are encoded in one genomic region:
- the LOC126607784 gene encoding uncharacterized protein LOC126607784, translating into MAVILRYVDNKSQVIERFMGVQYVIETTSSKLKESIDEFLKLHDLSYSNLRGQGYDGTSNMRALVALAKKNSDIGAFFTMTNSLVNVVGCSCKRRDALRDKQQENLMKAIENDCLETGQGLNQEISLKRAGDTRWNSHYDALISLITTFSSVVDMFDMIVEDCYNDSAELDDCFAEGNTELLICLARLSPNDSFVAFDKEKLVFLAQMYPKDFTDQDRSALQDQLDIYIHFVCSDNDFSQLRGINELAKKMVDKGLHRTFAYVYLLV; encoded by the exons ATGGCGGTGATTTTGCGTTATGTGGACAACAAAAGTCAAGTAATTGAAAGGTTCATGGGAGTCCAATATGTTATCGAAACAACTTCAAGTAAACTAAAGGAGtccattgatgagttcttgaaACTACATGATTTGAGCTACTCCAACCTACGAGGTCAAGGTTATGATGGCACAAGTAATATGAGAG CTCTTGTTGCCTTAGCAAAGAAAAACTCCGATATTGGCGCTTTTTTCACAATGACTAATAGTTTGGTGAATGTTGTTGGATGCTCATGTAAGCGTCGTGATGCACTTAGAGATAAACAACAAGAAAATCTTATGAAAGCTATTGAAAATGATTGTCTTGAAACAGGGCAAGGGTTAAATCAAGAAATTAGTCTCAAACGTGCTGGGGATACACGGTGGAAttcacattatgatgctttgaTTAGTTTGATTACAACATTCTCATCTGTGGTGGATATGTTTGACATGATTGTTGAAGATTGCTACAATGATAGTGCTG AATTAGATGATTGCTTCGCTGAAGGTAATACCGAATTGCTTATTTGCTTGGCACGTTTGAGTCCGAATGattcatttgtagcttttgatAAAGAGAAGCTTGTTTTCCTTGCTCAGATGTATCCTAAAGATTTCACAGATCAAGATAGATCGGCACTTCAAGATCAACTTGATATTTACATTCATTTTGTGTGTTCTGATAATGATTTTTCTCAATTGCGAGGGATTAATGAGCTTGCTAAGAAAATGGTGGATAAAGGGTTGCATCGAACATTTGCATATGTATATTTGCTTGTTTAG
- the LOC126608572 gene encoding receptor-like protein 4: MTAVVFLLLSISLFSSSTSAASPPPYPYGGVAYHIDSGSPTDQTDPFNTTWLSDRFFTGGATSVVSEPLQFHHPQEKTLRYFPLSSGKKNCYIIPNLPSGRYYIRTFTVYDNYDGRSHSPSFDVSVEGTVVFSWRSPWSEDLARNGAYSDLFALVADSEADICFYSIATDPPVIGSLQLIRVDPDSYDAGSIGKNYILVNYGRLTCGSDQFGPGFSNDTDLFGRSWQNDKDFRFTDAVSESAVRYVSTRNTIANTDQSPNYFPMKLYQSATVVDGKALEYELPVDAKLDYLLWFHFAEIDSSVKKAGQRVFNILINGKNVNRIDIFKEVGSFAAYTWHYTVKNLSSSVLNVKLQSVAGAALISGLENYALVPADVATVPEQVVAMRALKESLRVPDRMGWNGDPCAPSNWDAWEGVSCQHDKNGTVLIISGIDLGSQGLKGFISDQISLLSNLVSLNLSSNSLEGVLPSGLGQKSLKRLDLSNNEFTGPIPQSLITSNLQLLLLNNNLLEGKVPEELYSIGVHGGAIDLYGNKGLCGVPSLPDCPLFWENGGLSKKGKIAIVVSCVLVFCLVVLALYIFCIRRRRNDYDFSLPQDLMALSAKRNRYQRQKSLMLLEMESQHAKASTPLTPQ; the protein is encoded by the exons atgactGCCGtcgtcttcctcctcctttccatctctctcttctcctcctccacctccGCCGCCTCTCCACCGCCTTATCCCTACG GTGGAGTCGCCTACCACATAGACTCCGGCAGCCCCACCGACCAAACCGACCCATTCAACACCACCTGGCTCTCCGACCGCTTCTTCACCGGCGGCGCAACCTCCGTCGTCTCCGAGCCTCTCCAATTCCACCACCCACAAGAGAAGACCCTCCGCTACTTCCCTCTATCTTCCGGCAAAAAGAACTGCTACATAATCCCCAATTTGCCCTCCGGACGCTACTACATCCGCACCTTCACTGTCTACGACAACTACGACGGCAGGTCCCACTCCCCCTCCTTCGACGTCTCCGTCGAGGGCACTGTTGTCTTTTCCTGGCGCTCCCCGTGGTCCGAGGACCTCGCCCGCAACGGCGCCTACTCGGATCTCTTCGCATTGGTCGCCGACTCTGAGGCCGATATCTGCTTCTACAGCATTGCCACCGACCCTCCCGTCATCGGATCGCTTCAGCTCATCCGGGTCGACCCGGACTCATACGACGCCGGTTCCATCGGAAAAAACTACATTCTCGTCAACTACGGCCGGTTAACCTGTGGCTCTGATCAGTTTGGCCCCGGATTCAGCAACGACACCGACCTCTTCGGCCGCTCATGGCAAAACGACAAGGATTTCAGATTCACCGACGCCGTCTCCGAATCCGCCGTCCGGTATGTCTCCACTAGAAACACCATTGCCAACACAGACCAGAGCCCCAACTATTTTCCGATGAAATTGTACCAATCGGCGACGGTCGTCGACGGCAAAGCCCTGGAATACGAATTGCCGGTGGACGCGAAGCTCGATTATTTGTTGTGGTTCCATTTCGCGGAGATCGATTCGAGTGTGAAGAAGGCGGGGCAGAGAGTATTCAACATTCTCATCAATGGCAAGAATGTGAATCGAATTGACATATTCAAGGAGGTGGGGAGCTTCGCGGCGTATACATGGCATTACACAGTGAAGAACTTGAGCAGTAGTGTCCTGAATGTGAAGCTTCAGAGTGTCGCGGGCGCGGCATTGATCAGCGGGCTCGAAAACTACGCTCTGGTTCCTGCTGATGTTGCCACTGTTCCAGAACAAG TGGTTGCTATGAGAGCATTGAAGGAATCGCTTCGTGTTCCCGATAGGATGGGGTGGAATGGTGATCCATGTGCTCCGTCCAATTGGGATGCTTGGGAGGGAGTTTCGTGCCAGCACGATAAGAATGGAACTGTTCTTATCATATCTGGAAT CGATCTTGGAAGTCAAGGATTGAAAGGGTTTATCAGTGACCAGATTAGTCTCTTGTCGAACTTGGTAAGCCT GAACTTAAGCTCCAATTCTTTGGAGGGCGTATTACCATCTGGGCTAGGCCAAAAAAGTCTCAAACGGCT GGATTTGTCGAACAATGAATTTACTGGGCCTATACCACAGAGTTTAATTACTTCGAATCTCCAGCTTTT GCTATTGAATAATAACTTATTGGAAGGCAAAGTTCCAGAGGAGCTCTATTCTATCGGCGTCCATGGGGGAGCCATTGA TCTTTATGGCAACAAAGGTTTGTGCGGCGTACCATCTTTACCTGATTGTCCTCTGTTTTGGGAAAATGGCGGCTTATCTAAGAAGGGTAAAATTGCGATAGTCGTATCTTGTGTTCTTGTTTTCTGCCTGGTTGTGTTGGCGTTATACATATTCTGCATCCGAAGGCGTAGGAATGATTACGACTTCAGCCTACCTCAAGACTTAATGG CGCTTTCTGCCAAGAGAAACAGGTATCAGAGACAGAAGTCCCTGATGCTTCTTGAAATGGAGAGCCAACATGCCAAGGCATCAACTCCATTGACTCCCCAGTAA
- the LOC126607785 gene encoding flocculation protein FLO11-like produces MAAIFFLFRLSIFFLSSTFTSPASSSSSSSPPSYPDGRSYRIDCGSLSVSIDSFNTTWLSEGLFTGGAISPVSEPLRFRQTHEKTLRYFPLSSSEKTATPSPICPPADTSSAHSPCTTTTMANPTPPPSTSPSWALSSFPEAPLCPMTSPEPAHTRIYSLSSPTPTPMSASTALPMTLP; encoded by the exons ATGGCGGcaatcttcttcctctttcgtctctcaatcttcttcctctcctcaACATTCACCTCCcccgcctcctcctcctcctcctcctctcctccTTCATATCCAGACG GGCGCTCCTACCGGATAGATTGTGGTAGCCTCTCAGTTTCCATCGACTCATTCAACACCACGTGGCTCTCCGAAGGATTATTCACCGGCGGCGCTATCTCCCCCGTCTCCGAACCCCTCCGATTCCGCCAAACCCACGAGAAGACACTCCGCTACTTTCCCCTCTCCTCCAGCGAAAAAACTGCTACGCCATCCCCAATTTGTCCCCCGGCCGATACTTCATCCGCACATTCACCGTGTACGACAACTACGATGGCGAATCCCACTCCCCCTCCTTCGACGTCTCCGTCGTGGGCACTGTCATCTTTTCCTGAAGCTCCCCTTTGCCCGATGACCTCGCCCGAACCGGCGCATACTCGGATTTATTCGCTTTCGTCGCCGACTCCAACGCCGATGTCTGCTTCCACAGCATTGCCAATGACGCTCCCGTAA
- the LOC126608710 gene encoding probable galacturonosyltransferase-like 3, with translation MPPGHGPLPLLLLLAALFATGTVQFLVNSAAVELPKFREAPAFRNGRGCPRTAWSSLDQHSHYDPSIIHIAMTLDATYLRGSVAGVFSVLQHATCPENIVFHFIAASHRNRRSSDLLRHVITSTFPYLTFHVYHFDSSLVRGKISYSVRRALDQPLNYARIYLADLLPSGVRRIIYFDSDLIVVDDVAKLWRIDLGRRVLGAPEYCHANFTNYFTPKFWSNAAFAAEFKGRRACYFNTGVMVIDLWKWREGKYTQKLEHWMRVQKRCRIYELGSLPPFLLVFAGDVEGVEHRWNQHGLGGDNVEGLCRDLHPGPVSLLHWSGKGKPWLRLDSKRQCPLDSLWAPYDLYRHSSLFSDS, from the coding sequence ATGCCACCGGGCCATGGTCctctccccctcctcctcctcctcgccGCCCTCTTCGCGACCGGGACCGTACAATTCCTGGTGAATTCCGCCGCCGTCGAGCTTCCTAAGTTCCGAGAAGCACCTGCATTCCGCAACGGACGAGGATGCCCCCGCACGGCATGGTCCTCGCTGGACCAGCACTCCCACTACGACCCCTCCATCATCCACATCGCCATGACATTGGACGCCACCTACCTCCGGGGCTCCGTTGCCGGCGTCTTCTCCGTCCTCCAGCACGCCACCTGCCCCGAAAACATCGTCTTCCACTTCATCGCTGCCTCCCACCGCAACCGCCGCTCCTCCGACCTCCtccgccacgtcatcacttccACCTTCCCCTACCTCACCTTCCACGTCTACCACTTCGACTCCAGCCTCGTCAGGGGCAAGATCTCCTACTCCGTCCGCCGCGCCCTCGACCAGCCCCTCAATTATGCGCGCATCTACCTCGCCGATCTCCTCCCCTCGGGCGTCCGCCGCATCATCTACTTCGACTCCGACCTCATTGTCGTGGACGACGTGGCGAAGCTGTGGCGGATCGACCTCGGGCGGCGCGTGCTAGGGGCGCCGGAGTACTGCCACGCCAATTTCACCAACTACTTCACCCCGAAATTCTGGTCGAACGCGGCGTTCGCGGCGGAATTCAAGGGGCGGAGGGCGTGCTACTTCAACACCGGGGTGATGGTGATCGATCTGTGGAAGTGGAGGGAGGGCAAGTACACGCAGAAGCTGGAGCACTGGATGCGGGTGCAGAAACGATGTCGTATCTACGAGCTGGGCTCGCTGCCGCCGTTTCTACTGGTGTTCGCGGGTGACGTGGAGGGGGTGGAGCACAGGTGGAACCAGCACGGCCTCGGCGGTGACAACGTGGAGGGGCTGTGTCGGGACCTCCACCCGGGCCCAGTAAGCCTCCTGCACTGGAGCGGGAAAGGGAAGCCGTGGCTGAGATTGGACTCCAAGCGGCAGTGTCCGCTCGATAGCTTGTGGGCCCCCTATGATCTGTACCGTCACTCGTCATTGTTCTCTGATAGCTGA